Proteins co-encoded in one Patescibacteria group bacterium genomic window:
- the tsaD gene encoding tRNA (adenosine(37)-N6)-threonylcarbamoyltransferase complex transferase subunit TsaD: MLIFSIETSCDETAIAIVKAKKNKNYNFRVLANVVLSQIKDHAKFGGVVPNLSARLHLENIIPCVDNAFKKAKILPKQIDLITVTRGPGLIPALLIGTQTAKIFSYLWQKPLVGIHHIEGHIYANFIKNKISAIFNLPVGRQISNSQFPILCLVVSGGHTQLVLMKKHLNYKIIGETLDDAVGEAFDKTARILGLGYPGGPAISQFAAKWKSEIPNSQPKAGLLQRRMNIGLKHLAGKFQIKFPRPMINSKDFNFSFSGLKTAVLYTVQKNKKLLKNEKFIQSISYEFQQSAIDVLISKTIKAARKYNPKIIMLAGGVSANKELRKQLNETVKKSLHGVKYIMPDIKYSTDNSVMIAVAGYYRWQNMSKLQRKKAFDNWKRLKASANLKL; the protein is encoded by the coding sequence ATGTTAATTTTTTCCATTGAAACAAGCTGTGATGAAACAGCAATAGCTATTGTAAAAGCAAAAAAAAACAAAAATTATAATTTTCGTGTTTTAGCCAATGTTGTATTATCGCAAATTAAAGATCACGCGAAATTCGGCGGAGTGGTGCCTAATTTATCGGCAAGATTACATTTAGAAAATATAATTCCTTGCGTTGACAATGCTTTTAAAAAAGCAAAAATTTTGCCAAAACAAATTGATTTAATAACTGTTACGCGAGGACCTGGCTTAATTCCAGCTTTATTAATTGGAACGCAAACAGCAAAAATTTTTTCTTATTTATGGCAAAAGCCATTGGTTGGGATTCATCATATTGAAGGGCACATTTATGCTAATTTTATTAAAAATAAAATTAGCGCAATTTTCAACCTGCCTGTCGGTAGGCAGATTTCCAATTCCCAATTCCCGATTCTATGCCTTGTTGTTTCTGGCGGGCATACTCAATTAGTTTTAATGAAAAAACATTTGAATTATAAAATAATAGGCGAGACATTGGATGACGCTGTTGGAGAAGCATTTGACAAAACAGCGAGAATTTTAGGTCTTGGCTACCCTGGAGGACCAGCTATTTCGCAGTTTGCTGCGAAATGGAAATCTGAAATTCCAAATTCTCAGCCAAAGGCTGGACTCCTCCAAAGGCGGATGAATATCGGGCTTAAGCATCTAGCTGGCAAATTCCAAATCAAGTTTCCGCGTCCAATGATAAATTCCAAAGATTTTAATTTTTCTTTTTCAGGCCTTAAAACAGCTGTTTTATACACAGTCCAAAAAAATAAAAAATTACTTAAGAATGAAAAATTCATACAATCAATATCATATGAATTTCAGCAATCAGCCATTGATGTTTTAATCTCTAAAACAATTAAAGCCGCGCGAAAATATAATCCTAAAATAATTATGCTGGCTGGAGGCGTTAGCGCGAATAAGGAATTACGAAAACAGCTTAATGAAACTGTTAAAAAAAGCTTGCATGGTGTTAAATATATAATGCCAGACATTAAATATTCAACAGATAACTCCGTTATGATCGCTGTTGCCGGATATTATCGCTGGCAAAATATGAGTAAATTACAAAGAAAAAAGGCTTTTGATAATTGGAAAAGACTTAAAGCCAGCGCGAATTTAAAATTATAA
- a CDS encoding pseudouridine synthase, whose product MRKINLQKYIASCGICSRRKAEQLIINQKIKINEKIAKVTDRVNEGDVVKFSNKIIKPEKNKIYIVLNKPTGYTCTAKTFKNEKNIFSLINIKERLFTIGRLDKESSGLLILTNDGNLALKLSHPRYKHEKKYEITVDQKIKKEQISRLLSGVLIKNENDEYLAKTKKAEKITDNKILITITEGKKRQIRYMMEAVGLKTISLKRIKISGLSLGDLALGKTRHLTKKEIEDLL is encoded by the coding sequence ATGCGAAAGATTAATCTGCAAAAATATATTGCTTCCTGCGGAATCTGTTCCCGCAGAAAAGCAGAACAATTAATAATTAATCAAAAAATTAAAATAAATGAAAAAATCGCTAAAGTTACTGACAGAGTGAATGAAGGCGATGTTGTTAAATTCAGCAATAAAATTATTAAACCTGAAAAAAATAAAATTTATATTGTCTTGAACAAACCAACTGGATATACCTGTACGGCTAAAACATTCAAAAATGAAAAAAATATTTTTTCTTTAATCAATATTAAAGAAAGACTATTTACTATCGGCAGATTAGATAAAGAAAGTTCAGGCCTGTTAATTTTGACAAATGATGGAAATTTGGCGCTAAAATTGTCCCATCCGCGATATAAGCACGAAAAAAAATATGAAATCACGGTTGATCAAAAAATAAAAAAAGAGCAGATAAGCAGACTACTTTCAGGGGTTTTAATCAAAAATGAAAATGATGAATACTTAGCCAAAACAAAAAAAGCAGAAAAAATCACGGATAACAAAATATTAATAACAATAACAGAGGGCAAAAAACGCCAAATTCGCTATATGATGGAAGCTGTTGGGCTAAAAACAATCTCATTAAAAAGAATAAAGATTTCAGGACTTTCTTTGGGCGATCTTGCTTTGGGAAAAACACGGCATCTTACTAAAAAAGAAATAGAAGATCTTTTATAA
- the murB gene encoding UDP-N-acetylmuramate dehydrogenase — MPFSIFKKLKKELAGNLKENEVLAGYTTFKIGGPARYFYIAKEYSDFIKAIKLASRLGIPYFILGNGSNILVSDQGFEGLVIKKKNGISPCDFKILKNKIIAGAGVKLNMLTEASVNACLTGMEWTAGIPGTIGGAVRGNAGAFDGQMADIVEKVIILYNNEKKILRKDKLDFSYRNSVFKKNKKYVILSVELKLEKGDKKAIKEKIKYILEKRHKISTPQYPTAGCVFKNPIIKNKKIIKEFEKDTGKKSFGKIPAGYLIDRLDLKGKKIGNAVVGDKNANFILNVGNATAKDVIILISLIKQKVRNRYNVQLEEEIELVGF, encoded by the coding sequence ATGCCTTTTTCCATATTTAAAAAATTAAAAAAAGAACTTGCGGGGAATTTAAAAGAAAATGAGGTTTTAGCTGGTTACACTACTTTTAAAATTGGAGGTCCGGCGCGTTATTTTTATATTGCCAAAGAATATAGCGATTTTATTAAAGCAATTAAATTAGCAAGCAGATTAGGTATTCCTTATTTTATTTTAGGTAACGGCAGTAATATTCTTGTTTCTGATCAAGGTTTTGAAGGACTTGTCATTAAAAAGAAAAATGGAATATCTCCTTGCGATTTTAAAATTTTAAAAAATAAAATAATTGCTGGAGCTGGCGTTAAATTAAACATGTTAACTGAAGCGTCAGTTAACGCTTGTTTAACAGGGATGGAATGGACAGCTGGAATTCCAGGCACTATTGGTGGAGCTGTTAGAGGAAACGCAGGGGCATTCGACGGGCAGATGGCTGATATTGTTGAAAAAGTTATTATATTATATAATAATGAAAAAAAAATTTTGCGAAAAGATAAGTTGGATTTTTCCTATCGCAACAGCGTGTTCAAAAAAAATAAGAAATATGTTATTTTGTCTGTTGAATTAAAATTAGAAAAAGGCGATAAAAAAGCTATAAAAGAAAAGATTAAATACATTTTAGAAAAAAGGCATAAAATTTCCACTCCGCAATATCCGACTGCTGGATGTGTTTTTAAAAATCCGATTATTAAAAACAAAAAAATTATAAAGGAATTTGAAAAAGATACGGGCAAAAAAAGTTTTGGCAAAATTCCAGCGGGATACTTAATAGACAGATTGGATTTGAAAGGCAAAAAAATAGGAAACGCTGTTGTTGGCGATAAAAACGCGAATTTTATTTTAAATGTGGGAAACGCTACGGCAAAAGATGTTATCATTCTTATTAGTTTAATAAAACAAAAGGTTCGCAATCGTTATAATGTTCAATTGGAAGAAGAAATTGAATTAGTCGGGTTTTAA
- a CDS encoding septum formation initiator family protein, translating to MVKKKNILSRLFFSKLFFILSTILILFLVWIFLKGYNENRATNQNLESLKKEIEDLEKDNQEFSRLIEYFNSSSFVEKEAREKLGLKKEDEKVIAVTENNNYNNEQDSEILEKNIGSKENIFLPKLWIDYFLKIEK from the coding sequence ATGGTAAAAAAGAAAAATATTTTAAGCAGATTATTTTTTTCAAAACTGTTTTTTATCTTATCAACCATTCTAATTTTATTTTTGGTCTGGATTTTTTTAAAAGGATATAATGAAAACAGGGCGACTAACCAAAATTTAGAATCATTAAAAAAAGAAATAGAGGATTTGGAAAAAGATAATCAAGAATTTAGCAGATTAATAGAATATTTTAACAGCAGTTCTTTCGTGGAAAAAGAAGCTCGCGAAAAATTAGGGTTAAAAAAAGAGGACGAAAAAGTAATAGCTGTTACTGAAAATAATAATTATAACAACGAACAAGATAGCGAAATTTTAGAAAAAAATATTGGAAGTAAAGAAAATATTTTTTTGCCTAAATTGTGGATAGATTATTTTTTAAAGATAGAAAAATAA
- a CDS encoding peptidylprolyl isomerase: MKQDDLIENKDRIEDNFPKSEDAPVSGAGSFDFITNNNEEKDSEEDLHRLKKFVLEEIGGSALKKNSKKPKNKPKLFFWRKKNNKSQEKKSSNSKQVSNRKIEQDNHKIIIPKIKNKNVESPKTGKRRTIKNKLLKLVFGILIFVILLLGVFGLGICRYNWDNFFSNFLLKFIPYPAVVVGNDFILFKDYKKDIDTVLNNFEKNKVDNFDKEKIINDLLDRLITNKIIENMAEKQGILITDEELENNLAGYINDAGSKKEFEKIINNLYLWDINDFKDRLIKPVLLADKVNNYIIWSDEFNKEKKQLADEILLSLKDDNSQKKFIETAKFRSEDLLTADKGGYLGSFSRGVMVKEFDEVAFGLSVGEISDIVKTKYGFHIIRVDEINNETIKARHILIKARNLESVIRKEKERTRIWKLVR; the protein is encoded by the coding sequence ATGAAACAAGATGATTTAATTGAAAATAAAGATAGAATAGAAGACAATTTCCCAAAATCAGAAGACGCGCCTGTTAGTGGCGCTGGCAGTTTTGATTTTATTACAAATAATAACGAGGAAAAAGACTCTGAGGAAGATTTGCACAGATTAAAAAAGTTTGTTTTGGAAGAAATAGGAGGCAGCGCTTTGAAAAAAAACAGCAAAAAGCCAAAAAATAAGCCAAAACTTTTTTTCTGGCGTAAAAAAAATAACAAAAGCCAAGAAAAAAAATCAAGCAATAGCAAGCAGGTTAGCAATAGAAAAATAGAGCAAGACAATCATAAAATAATTATTCCAAAAATAAAAAATAAAAATGTTGAATCGCCTAAAACAGGAAAAAGACGAACAATAAAAAATAAGTTGCTAAAACTTGTTTTTGGAATTTTAATATTTGTTATTTTATTGCTGGGTGTTTTTGGGCTTGGAATCTGTCGTTATAATTGGGATAACTTTTTTTCTAATTTTTTATTAAAATTTATTCCATATCCAGCGGTTGTTGTTGGAAATGATTTTATTTTATTCAAGGATTATAAAAAAGATATAGATACTGTTCTGAATAATTTTGAAAAAAATAAAGTTGATAATTTTGATAAGGAAAAAATTATTAATGATCTTTTAGACAGGTTGATTACGAACAAAATCATAGAAAATATGGCGGAGAAGCAAGGGATTTTAATAACAGATGAAGAATTAGAAAATAATTTAGCGGGATATATTAATGACGCTGGATCCAAAAAAGAATTTGAAAAAATTATTAATAATTTGTATTTATGGGATATTAATGATTTTAAAGACAGATTGATTAAGCCTGTTTTGCTGGCTGACAAAGTTAACAATTATATTATTTGGTCTGATGAGTTTAATAAAGAAAAAAAACAGTTAGCTGATGAAATTTTATTATCCTTGAAAGATGATAATTCGCAAAAAAAATTTATTGAAACAGCCAAATTTCGTAGCGAAGATTTATTAACAGCAGATAAAGGAGGATATTTAGGATCGTTTAGCAGAGGAGTAATGGTTAAAGAATTTGATGAAGTTGCTTTTGGTTTATCAGTCGGAGAGATAAGCGATATAGTCAAAACTAAATATGGTTTTCATATTATCAGAGTTGATGAGATTAACAATGAAACAATAAAGGCGCGCCATATTTTAATAAAAGCGCGCAATCTTGAATCAGTCATTAGAAAAGAGAAAGAAAGAACAAGGATTTGGAAACTCGTTCGTTAA
- a CDS encoding RlpA-like double-psi beta-barrel domain-containing protein has protein sequence MKKIVILSILVFCFCATQSFAKDISLDIRVLKIDSATLKKGYTLDNFNGKFKVGIFPEVLSETTDVVVKNFYQPEKILPIPSDKKIISHIFEFDISNKTAFKNKKPLIIEIKYDSDYVGFKSIYYWDGNKKIWVKLPSYNMTGRKKMRANLHLPYARLAVMEDRGAMETGIASWYKWKNCDCAASPDYPKGTRLKVTNLDNQKSVVITVNDYGPERDKFPNRVIDLDAVAFSKIANTRNGVCNVRVVLAKEKETVVELTDNSGKVLGESAISQTDDKQIPDFDIKAKSAIVVNGKTGKILYGKNSGQQMPIASITKLMSAKVVLDLEPDWGKVMEYSSVDDDVFDYAGKWEMAYLYVDKGDTMTVKDLFFSSLVGSANNAVFALSRSTGLLRRDFVETMNRKAKEIGMENTHFTEPSGLSPSNISTAQDLAKLGRKVFNSLKILEASTAKQYLFSTINTEKSHTIKNRNKLLDSDLYILGTKTGYLDEAGHCLIVKAKDKNENEIIVVTLGNFEPGGAYFEETEKLVKWGFERI, from the coding sequence ATGAAGAAAATAGTTATTTTATCTATTCTTGTTTTTTGTTTTTGCGCCACGCAATCTTTTGCAAAAGACATTAGCTTAGACATTAGGGTTTTAAAAATTGATTCTGCGACGCTTAAAAAAGGATATACTCTTGACAATTTTAATGGAAAATTCAAAGTTGGAATTTTCCCAGAAGTTTTATCTGAGACAACCGATGTAGTTGTTAAAAATTTTTATCAGCCAGAGAAAATTTTGCCAATTCCTTCTGACAAAAAAATAATAAGCCATATTTTTGAATTTGACATTTCAAACAAAACAGCTTTTAAAAATAAAAAGCCGTTGATTATAGAAATAAAATATGACAGTGATTATGTTGGATTTAAAAGCATTTATTATTGGGACGGAAACAAAAAAATTTGGGTAAAACTTCCATCTTATAATATGACAGGCAGAAAAAAAATGCGCGCTAATCTTCATTTGCCATACGCGCGATTAGCGGTGATGGAAGATAGGGGCGCGATGGAAACTGGTATCGCAAGCTGGTATAAATGGAAAAATTGCGATTGCGCGGCAAGTCCTGACTATCCAAAAGGAACTCGTTTAAAAGTTACAAATTTAGATAACCAAAAATCAGTGGTTATAACAGTAAATGATTACGGACCTGAACGGGATAAATTTCCAAACAGAGTTATTGATTTAGACGCTGTTGCTTTTTCTAAAATCGCGAATACTCGAAACGGAGTTTGCAATGTAAGAGTTGTTTTGGCAAAAGAAAAAGAAACAGTTGTTGAATTAACGGATAACAGCGGGAAAGTGCTGGGAGAAAGCGCGATCAGCCAGACAGACGATAAGCAAATTCCGGATTTTGACATAAAAGCTAAATCAGCGATTGTTGTGAATGGGAAAACAGGAAAAATTTTGTATGGAAAAAATAGCGGGCAACAGATGCCGATTGCCAGCATTACAAAATTAATGTCAGCTAAAGTTGTGTTGGATTTGGAGCCTGACTGGGGAAAAGTTATGGAATATTCAAGCGTTGATGATGATGTGTTTGATTACGCGGGAAAATGGGAAATGGCGTATTTGTATGTTGATAAGGGGGACACAATGACCGTGAAAGATCTGTTTTTTAGTTCACTAGTTGGTTCCGCGAATAACGCTGTTTTTGCTCTAAGCCGTTCAACAGGGCTTTTACGCCGTGACTTTGTTGAAACAATGAATCGCAAAGCAAAAGAAATTGGAATGGAAAATACGCATTTTACGGAACCAAGCGGGCTTTCTCCTTCAAATATCAGCACGGCTCAGGATTTGGCAAAATTAGGCAGAAAAGTTTTTAACAGCCTTAAAATTTTAGAAGCAAGCACTGCAAAACAATATTTGTTTTCAACAATAAATACTGAAAAATCTCATACAATAAAAAATCGCAACAAACTTCTTGATAGCGATTTATATATTTTAGGAACAAAAACAGGATATTTAGATGAAGCAGGACATTGTTTAATTGTTAAGGCAAAAGATAAAAATGAAAATGAAATTATTGTTGTAACTTTAGGAAATTTTGAGCCAGGAGGAGCTTATTTTGAGGAAACAGAAAAATTGGTAAAGTGGGGATTTGAAAGAATTTGA
- a CDS encoding DNA polymerase III subunit, producing MEKQENWQVIGHKNIIKFLQDSIALNKIGNAYIFFGQEHLGKLLVAKCFIQSLLCEKKNGFFCNDCVSCKEFVRRIYPDFYEIDLEEGKKNISIEQIRELNNKIKNSSFSGNYKIILIKDAHNLSLQAANSLLKVLEEPKGKTVFILISDNLQEIPLTVRSRSQIINFKPVDPREILAFLPNKEETKEIVYSINSKPGLAISYSRDTDLFNDYKNSVNNFLNIFDLPISAKFDYIENKINKQKIFLEKIKIAYSILDIWLSVFRDLLLVMNYSSSQVGNIFAISRFENLSVKYSAKKAINCIDKINQAKKYLRNNVNPQLILENLILSF from the coding sequence ATGGAGAAACAAGAAAATTGGCAGGTAATCGGCCATAAAAATATTATAAAATTTTTGCAAGACAGCATTGCGTTAAATAAAATAGGAAACGCGTATATTTTTTTTGGACAAGAGCATTTAGGAAAATTATTGGTCGCAAAATGTTTTATTCAATCTTTATTATGCGAGAAGAAAAACGGTTTTTTTTGTAATGATTGCGTTAGTTGTAAGGAATTTGTTCGCAGAATTTATCCTGATTTTTATGAAATAGATTTGGAAGAAGGGAAAAAAAATATAAGTATTGAACAAATACGCGAATTAAATAATAAAATTAAAAATAGCTCTTTTTCAGGAAATTATAAAATTATTTTAATTAAAGACGCGCATAATTTAAGTTTGCAAGCGGCAAATTCTTTACTAAAAGTTTTAGAAGAGCCAAAAGGAAAAACAGTATTTATCTTAATTTCTGATAATTTGCAAGAAATTCCATTAACTGTCAGATCAAGATCTCAAATTATTAATTTTAAGCCAGTTGATCCGCGCGAGATTTTAGCTTTTTTACCAAATAAAGAAGAAACGAAAGAAATAGTTTATTCTATCAATTCTAAACCAGGTTTGGCAATAAGTTATTCGCGAGACACTGATTTGTTTAATGATTATAAAAATTCTGTTAATAATTTTTTAAATATTTTTGATTTGCCAATTAGCGCAAAGTTTGATTATATTGAAAATAAAATTAACAAACAGAAAATTTTTCTTGAAAAAATAAAAATAGCATATAGCATTTTAGATATTTGGTTGTCTGTTTTTCGCGATTTATTGTTAGTTATGAATTATAGTTCAAGCCAGGTCGGAAATATTTTCGCGATTAGCAGATTTGAGAATTTAAGTGTTAAGTATTCAGCTAAAAAAGCAATTAACTGTATTGATAAAATCAATCAGGCAAAAAAATATCTGCGTAATAACGTCAATCCACAATTAATTTTAGAAAATTTAATTTTATCTTTTTAA
- a CDS encoding YCF48-related protein has protein sequence MNKKNIIVLILSILVLTGGACQFKMGKEKEEVPADAGVYKTINAGEEWKQIKLVPSISGAPGSIAKVSVYTMEMDLQDNNAIYLGTERSGIYYTYDGGVRWNHIKSFPKGKVYSIKVDPKNKCVIYATFKNSVKKTVDCGRTWETVFIDNDTKVSITALAIDLNNSNIIYAGTSKGVIHKSFDSGNRWSTPFYKIKDSIIKFLVDKHNPNIIYLATKKKGIFKTENAGVSWSDINSGLKEFKGYNSYKNLFFNVSKKDSLILVCKYGLLKTEDGGISWTSIPLLTSPGKADIKVAMFDPKDNSIIYYATKTTFYKTINNGSDWTTKKMFSSKSATYMMSDPENSSIMYMGFSHPAIKK, from the coding sequence ATGAATAAAAAAAATATTATCGTTCTTATTTTGTCTATCTTGGTTTTAACAGGTGGAGCGTGTCAATTTAAAATGGGCAAAGAAAAAGAAGAAGTTCCTGCTGACGCTGGAGTTTATAAAACAATAAACGCTGGCGAAGAATGGAAACAGATTAAATTAGTTCCAAGTATTAGCGGAGCGCCGGGAAGTATCGCAAAAGTGAGCGTATATACAATGGAGATGGATTTGCAAGACAACAATGCGATTTATTTAGGCACGGAAAGAAGCGGGATATACTATACTTATGACGGCGGCGTAAGATGGAATCACATAAAGTCATTTCCAAAAGGAAAAGTTTATTCAATTAAGGTTGATCCAAAAAATAAATGCGTAATTTACGCGACTTTTAAAAATTCTGTTAAAAAAACAGTTGACTGCGGAAGAACTTGGGAAACAGTTTTTATTGATAATGACACAAAAGTTTCAATCACGGCTTTGGCAATTGATTTGAATAATTCAAATATAATTTACGCTGGAACATCAAAAGGAGTTATACATAAAAGTTTTGACAGCGGAAATAGATGGAGTACTCCTTTTTACAAAATTAAGGATTCAATTATAAAATTTTTAGTTGATAAGCATAATCCAAATATAATTTATTTAGCAACCAAAAAGAAAGGGATATTTAAGACTGAAAATGCCGGCGTTAGTTGGAGCGATATTAACAGCGGTTTGAAAGAATTTAAAGGATATAATAGTTATAAAAATTTGTTTTTTAATGTTTCAAAAAAAGACAGCTTGATTTTAGTTTGCAAATATGGTTTGCTTAAAACAGAGGATGGAGGAATTAGCTGGACATCAATTCCGCTTTTGACAAGCCCTGGAAAAGCTGATATTAAAGTGGCGATGTTTGACCCAAAAGATAATTCCATAATTTATTACGCGACTAAGACAACTTTCTACAAAACAATTAATAACGGAAGCGATTGGACAACTAAAAAAATGTTTTCATCAAAATCAGCCACTTATATGATGAGCGATCCAGAAAATTCATCTATTATGTATATGGGCTTCAGCCACCCCGCGATCAAAAAATAA
- the frr gene encoding ribosome recycling factor: MLEEYKEKFKKELVRLKDELSKIRTGRATTALLDNIFVEAYESKAPLPQLATITVPEPRVMVIQPWDKTIVKEVEKALANSDLGLSVKNEGGFLRATLPLLTEENRKKLVKILGEKAEKYRISMRLIRDKEKDEIIKMESNREITEDDKYRNIDDLDIQIKEYNKKIEELVKIKEEEIMTI; the protein is encoded by the coding sequence ATGTTAGAGGAATACAAAGAAAAATTTAAAAAAGAATTAGTTCGTTTAAAAGACGAGCTGTCCAAAATAAGGACAGGCAGGGCAACGACCGCTCTATTAGATAATATTTTTGTTGAAGCTTATGAAAGCAAAGCACCGCTTCCGCAGTTGGCGACAATCACAGTCCCTGAGCCTCGCGTTATGGTAATTCAGCCATGGGACAAGACAATCGTAAAAGAGGTTGAAAAAGCGTTGGCAAATTCTGATTTAGGACTTAGCGTTAAAAATGAAGGAGGATTTTTAAGAGCTACTCTTCCATTATTAACAGAAGAAAACAGAAAAAAGTTAGTTAAGATTTTAGGGGAAAAAGCAGAAAAATACAGAATTTCTATGCGTTTAATTAGAGATAAAGAAAAAGATGAAATAATAAAAATGGAAAGCAATAGAGAGATTACCGAAGATGACAAATATAGGAATATAGATGATTTAGATATTCAGATTAAGGAATATAATAAAAAAATAGAGGAATTAGTAAAAATAAAAGAGGAGGAAATAATGACTATTTAA
- the rseP gene encoding RIP metalloprotease RseP — protein MFLTIIIFIGILGLLVFVHEFGHFIVARKMGVKVDEFAIGFPPRVFGIYKNREGKWIRVFGNKKVEDVPTTLYAFHLIPLGGFCKIKGEDGGNSADEDSFVNKKIWKRASILVAGVTMNFLLCAVLFSAGFMVGLPQVVDDSSHKILAVKNAEVLIVSIAENSPAEKNDIMFGDIILAVDGNMVSDSKQASEFISKNENNEIILKIKRNNKEIEKKIIPEKIDDSEDHKIGIAMVETGIVSYPFFKSVYMGFATTVKLTKVITSAFYNIISDLIVGKKVDTDIAGPVGIAVLTGQMVDMGFIYVLEFAALLSLNLAIINILPIPALDGGRLLFLAFEKIRGRAMSVKLENVLNNTGFALLMLLVLFVTFRDVAKFDIFVGLWGKISGLF, from the coding sequence ATGTTTTTGACAATTATAATATTTATCGGGATTTTAGGATTACTTGTATTTGTCCATGAATTTGGACATTTTATTGTAGCGCGAAAAATGGGAGTTAAAGTGGATGAATTTGCTATTGGTTTTCCGCCAAGAGTTTTTGGAATTTATAAAAATCGTGAAGGGAAATGGATAAGAGTTTTTGGAAATAAAAAAGTTGAGGATGTCCCCACAACTCTTTACGCATTTCATCTAATACCATTAGGCGGATTTTGCAAGATAAAAGGAGAGGACGGCGGAAATTCAGCGGACGAAGACAGTTTTGTTAATAAAAAAATTTGGAAAAGAGCGTCAATATTAGTTGCTGGAGTAACAATGAATTTTTTATTATGCGCTGTTTTGTTTTCTGCTGGCTTTATGGTTGGATTGCCGCAAGTTGTTGATGATTCATCTCATAAAATTTTAGCCGTAAAAAATGCGGAAGTTCTTATAGTTTCAATCGCGGAAAATTCTCCAGCAGAGAAAAATGATATTATGTTTGGAGATATTATACTTGCTGTTGACGGGAATATGGTGAGTGATTCAAAGCAGGCAAGCGAGTTTATTTCTAAAAATGAAAATAATGAAATAATTTTGAAAATTAAAAGAAATAATAAAGAAATTGAGAAAAAAATAATTCCAGAAAAAATAGACGACAGTGAAGATCATAAAATCGGGATTGCAATGGTTGAAACAGGAATAGTTTCCTATCCGTTTTTTAAGTCTGTTTATATGGGATTTGCCACAACTGTTAAGCTCACAAAAGTAATCACATCAGCGTTTTATAATATTATTTCAGATTTAATTGTTGGAAAAAAAGTTGATACTGATATTGCCGGACCGGTTGGAATTGCTGTTTTAACTGGTCAGATGGTTGATATGGGGTTTATCTATGTTTTAGAATTTGCCGCACTTCTTTCTCTTAATTTGGCAATAATAAATATTTTGCCAATCCCGGCTCTTGACGGAGGACGATTGTTGTTTTTAGCGTTTGAAAAAATTCGCGGACGCGCGATGAGCGTTAAATTGGAAAATGTGTTAAATAATACTGGATTTGCCTTATTAATGCTTTTAGTTTTGTTTGTAACTTTTCGCGATGTTGCGAAGTTTGATATTTTTGTTGGATTATGGGGGAAAATTTCAGGATTATTTTAA